One Eurosta solidaginis isolate ZX-2024a chromosome 5, ASM4086904v1, whole genome shotgun sequence DNA segment encodes these proteins:
- the LOC137252077 gene encoding uncharacterized protein, translating into MHPGIGDQLFLKLDTFYKIILPILNAEVKDQASRELLLSKLYYKDLSNDSKYCIVLLLSHAVLQPQRQSKTQKPTLVDALSELITLATTPNDVLRKISAKIEQYASRKQPTAHHCSR; encoded by the exons ATGCATCCAGGTATTGGGGACCAGCTTTTTTTAAAACTGgatacattttataaaataatccTTCCTATCTTAAATGCTGAAGTAAAAGACCAAGCCAGCCGAGAGTTACTACTTTCGAAACTCTATTATAAAGATTTATCAAACG attctaAATATTGTATTGTGTTGTTATTGTCCCATGCTGTTCTTCAACCACAGCGTCAGAGTAAAACCCAGAAGCCAACGCTTGTTGATGCACTATCGGAGCTTATAACACTTGCAACTACACCAAATGATGTTTTACGAAAAATTTCGGCTAAAATTGAGCAGTACGCGAGTAGAAAACAGCCAACCGCACATCATTGCAGTAGGTGA